ATTTGTGCGTTTGTCCTTCTGTCAGCCCCCATAAGTGCGTTTGTCTGTCTTTCAGCGCTTATTTATGTGTATGTCTGTCTCAGCGCTTATATGCGTGTATGTCCGTCTGTCAGCGCTCATATGTGcgtatgtctgtctgtcagcCCTCATATATGCGTATGTCCGCCTGTCACGTTCgtttgtgtgtatgtgcgtCTGCCACTCTCATGTGTGCGTATTATGTCCGTCTGCCACTCTCATATGTGCGTATTATGTGCGTCTGCCACTCTCAAGTGTGCGTATTATGCCCGTCTGCCACTCGCATATGTGCGAAAGTCCTTCTGTCAGCTCTCATTTGGGCGTATGTATATCTGTCAGCGCTCATTTGTGCGTATGTCTGTATGTCTCTCAGTGGCCTTTATTTGTGCGTTTGTGCGTATGTCCGTCTATCAGCGTCAATTCTGAAGAATTGTTCACGGACACTCGCTGGTGAAGTCCACTACCTTAATATTACTTCAGCATGTGCTATTGAATTTTAACGCCCCAGCCCTTTACTGCTAACCTGACAtcaatttctcgaaaaataTCTTGAGCTTAGAAgcttaaatatcttattttatttagccaatttatttaacttatcttgatttcacaaataaaataataatatgttctAATGATCATAAAGATGATTTCTTTAATAGTCTCAGAATTAAAAATGAGAATGTTTAATAagttttacttaaacaaaattaagcGTGCAtggcttgatcctgttataagggaatTAAGAGTGTATGGGTAATTGTGGGGCCCGTGTGTATTACTGTGTGAGGCCCGTGTGTATTACTGTGTGAGGCCCGTGTGTATTACTGTGTGGGACCCGTGTGTATTACTGTGTGGGGCCCGTGTGTATTACTGTGTGGGGCCCGTGTGTATTACTGTGTGGGGCCCGTGTGTATTACTGTGTGAGGCCCGTGTGTATTACTGTGTGAGGCCCGTGTGTATTACTGTGTGAGGCCCGTGTGTATTACTGTGTGAGGCCCGTGTGTATTACTGTGTGAGGCCCGTGTGTATTACTGTGTGAGGCCCGTGTGTATTACTGTGTGAGGCCCGTGTGTATTACTGTGTGGGGCCCGTGTGTATTACTGGTGAGGCCCGTGTGTATTGCTGTGTGGGGCCCGTGTGTATTACTGTGTGAGGCCCGTGTGTATTACTGTGTGAGGCCCGTGTGTATTACTGTGTGAGGCCCGTGTGTATTACTGTGTGAGGCCCGTGTGTATTACTGTGTGAGGCCCGTGTGTGTATTACTGTGTGAGGTCCGTGTGTATTACTGTGTGAGGCCCGTGTGTATTACTGTGTGGGGCCGTGTGTATTACTGTGTGAGGCAAGcgtttgttgacatattttagTGATTTCATGTCCCATTTTGCCGAGCTATTCTACATGAGCGAGCTATTGCTCGGATATAATAAAGTTGGTCTGTGAAGGAAGCTGTGGGCAATAATCAATATACACACAAATTGCAATTACTCAGGCTCCgcatttatttcagaaaactGGGACAATTCTTGGAAGATAACAGCAAGTAGGTTAACCgtgtttatttatatcattaatttgtaaatttgtataattattaatttggGAACGGGAATGATGAAACTTTTACTCCTATTggatacaaaaataatgatagaatgcgcatttattatgaaatgacTGTATACTTATAGATATGTTTTACAGTGAATGTTGTGTACAATCTATCGTATGTGCTGTAAAGCGTAACTAaagtaacatacatgtagatagggccagaaaaaagtgaaacaggCGCTGattacaattatatatgttaGCTGCACTATAACATATACCATTCTTAGAGTCAAAACAGtcttatatatacatttgaaaattcCGGCATTCGCTAGCTTCTCGACTCATCGggaaattaaattataaacatcatCAAAGATCCTTCCACTCTTCAATGCGCGTGAAACTTCATACACTTAAGTTATGATTGACTTGTGAAATAACTAGGAAGTGTACAGTAAGAGGTTAGCGTGGTTGTTTCTCTTTATTTTAACCGTACAGTTTAGTTAATAAATGTGAATTACTAATGTGTATAGGATAAGTTGACAGCAGCTTTGATCTTACAAAgggtttatattattttcttatttctgatCTATTGTTAATCATAATTACGTATCAGAGTCCTATAGCCTTTAAGTGTTAACTTTCATGGCACAGGGGAACAGTTAGTCTCAAGGCGAAGGGCTATCAATATGGCGACGAAAGGAGACCGGAAGTCGCCGGAGGATCCGGCAGACGGAGGCGCTCCAAAGACACCGGAAGGGGCGTCTGCGGTACCTACATCCGACGACGTGGATGTAGACCTGGCGGCTAAGTTTTCGGCGTTCTGTGACACAAAGACTAAGGACCACTTTACGTCAAAGGCGTGTAACAAACTGGTGAAAGACTGCTTTGAGGACCATTTCAAGTTTAAGAAAATTATACTGACAAATAGGGTGGATTCCAGTGTGTTCTCAAAATGCAAGGAAAAGGGGAAGCCGTAAGTTTAGTTGTTTGATATACAGTAATATATAGTTTCTACAATacataatgcattatttaagcAGATTCTGCTcacagatgtttttttttaaatatacatatgttttgctAGCGTTgaatcattatttataaaacagatGATTGCACAGGTGACATTCATCATACACACCACGTTATTGCGGTTTGCTGTTTCACGattatatcattaaatttaTAACTTAACTTATTCGACTGTTAAACGACTGACGAGTATTTTGCAAGTTTATAAGAATTTTAACAACAGTTAAAATAAACGGCATATCATTAACGCCCGGATTCTGATTGTTCATAAGGCGGTTCCGATGGTTTCCGGGAGCTCATCTCCACGACGTCAGAAATAATCCAAGATACATTGGGCAGACGTTGATATACTTCAAAGTCGTTAAAAACTAAATGTGTGCACTCACTTTGAGTGAGTCAGGGTATCGCGTATATAGCATAGtttgttgatattgttgttcACTTGTGCACACGGAAATAGCAGTTTCTGTCAGCCAGCCAAACACAGAAACACAAGTCTTGTCGGATCTGGCAGTATTTCTAACGTTAGTGCCAACATTGCTGAAAGCTTGTATCTGTTGGTTTAATTGGCGTTtagtttgcaatttatttaccaATATCACTGAAGTCATAATTGTGATGTTCGCTTTATTACCTAACGCTGTGCACATATCACTCCAAGGTTACCATCAATTCAGGCACATGTTGGTGACGTCTGGGAACTGTAAGAAGTTTCTGCAGCATACAGCGCACGAGTTCGCCAAGCTGAAGAAGGGGGACGACCGGCTGCCGAAGGAGGATCCGGCCGTCAACGACATGTACACGGCCCTTCATCAGCGCGTCATCCAGTCCAGCGGACCCAAAATCAAGGCCGTGGTAGGTGGACGCGGTTGACTTTTGAGGTCGGCTACCATGTTCAGAAATATAGTCAGTTTTACAGTCATGTACATTGCGCCATTTGCATGTCCTTGCAAGAAgccttaaaatttaaaatgtatgttttaagcCAAAATTAAAGCACAGCCGAAAGCATGTACAATGTAGATACATCATTGACCGCAAGCTTCTCTAAGATTCTGAGGCGCGGGTGTTCATAATGTGTTCCAGTTCTAAGGGATTTGTTTTGATCAGGCGATAACCGGTCGGAATGtatctaaaataataataacaaaacttCTTATCAATCAATCTCAACTGGAGATTAGTCGGAAGCAACCCTggtgaaaatgtacatttatcatCTCACACATGATAAACGCTAAGCTGGGAGTATCCcaaagatatatttataagcGAAAAAACGTATTCCAACTGATCATCAGGCATAATCATGTCAGTGATGTTCACATTATGAACACAGCACGCCACTAAGAAACTGAGCCTTATTAAAAGCGTTCCTTCCGTTCATTTTAATGACCTCgtcttaaaataatgttgtgtaCATGCGCCTGATTTTCATACTCTCCGTCTTTAGAAGCAGTCAGCCACCGGAAACGTACAGGGCCTCACGGACACGCGGAAATACACAGGGTCCCACAAGCAGCGCTTCGACGAGAGTGGCAAAGGTCGCGGTAAGGCGGGCCGCGAGGAAGACAAAACTGCTTCCGGTTACGTGGCCAGCTATAAGGGCGAGGGGACGTTTGAAGAAGGGAAGCAGTAAAGAAAGAGACAGATGTGAACTCAAATatgcatttgtaaaatataattcagAAGAGGTGAACACATATGTAAAGCGTATATAGTTGTGCGTTCTTAGAACTACATAAGTTATAATACTCGTATGTCGTTGTATATTCTCCTTCTGTGACTACGATTTTGGACACCATCATTAGAAAACAGCTGCTTCTGTGTCATGATCTGCTTGAAAAACTTTTGTTTCCAAGGCATATTCGGACGTAGCTGTCAGATATTCACTTAAGTACTTATACACTCCTGAATAGCTTAACCGATTGTTTAGCTTGAAACATTCCTTCCGGTTTGGCAGTCATTGCATCTATCAGGCCAAAGAAGTTTCACAGGAATAGACATTTGGCCCACTATAATGTACCCATTCTTCTAATTGATCACAATGATCTGATACCACTTCTACAGGAAATCTATGCTTCCAGAATGGCGTGCTTTGTGCTCCAGTGTATGAAAGACAACACCGTGGTGCTTCTGGCTCGACCAGAATAAATATAGTATAGAATCATTTGACAATGATGACCGGAACAAGTGCAAGCTGGATCCAACAATAGTCGATGTCGAAATTGCCGTAACAGTTTACAtgtagttatacatgtattgttttttttataatgtaacAAGTCTTCATAATATCATTCCCTcacatttttgtatgaatatattcattgtCTTCCTGGTTTACCTAAACAAGCTGCCGCCCCTCAGGAAAGGGTAACTGTATATATTGGGTTGTTACGGATTTACGTGGGTGTCTTACAAGAATATCAGGGATAAATGTATACTTGTTTTTAGGattttctattgtttataaaaaaactatgtactaaaagttgttgttttttaaaactaatgttTCATCCTCTGTCTTAAGTTTCTGCGACTTATTCAACTTTGACATACTTGTAAAAACTCGGTGGGCACGTGTTTTAACTCACTGTTGATGAAAGGCGAGCGATTTATTGCCTTAATGGTACTCTTGGACTGAATTAATAAGTGCATATACCCTGACAAATAAATGTAACATATAGagaataaatatttgttttcagtgtaagatcgtaatgtAGATGTATttaccgagtgagcaccaacaGGTATGTCTCaggtggcgaagccacgagtgaaacattttttaaatgaaactgaaattccaaaacatcaaacaaaatataaatctaTAAATCACCAGAAAgaatacaatacattttttctaATAGACAAATGAGTTTATCCAGAAATCAGGATGGAAAGCTTCCAACTTCAGACTTGTGTGCAGCTGTGCAGATTGTATTTGCACAGACATTTGCATCAGAAACACTAGGAACTAgtccttgaaatgaatataaatgagttttgaaacaatttcaaaaggaGTTCAGGCCCCTTCACCCTGTTTTGGGTATTAATCAGATCGCAAGCTACGATGAACAATTTGTAATCGTCAGCTGTTTGAACCCCTGATTAcacatttaaactattttttaagtcaatatttccTGAAGgatcatatacaaaacatgtatatatagctGTTTAAGATTCTTAGTTACTATTTTAGATTCTTAGTTaaagttatcattattttagaaGCAATTGTTATCATATtacacattgtacatgtacttattcTTCATGCTGTTTGTGTTACTCACCATTACATTAACTGTTGTAACCaattaacatgaaatatttatgttttcatgatttttttttatttaataaatttgaaagtaaatatgacTGTCTTTTCTACGGCTATTGGAGTAGCATGAATGATGCAATCCAGCCAAATATACTGaccacaactttttttaacatgtttggtTGCAagtaaaaaagtacaaaaatcaaagatctgaatatatttattttcttttagtaataaaataatggtcaataaaactttttattatatttaactttgTAATTTTTACATTGAACCTTAAAGAATCGTTGTTGGTTTTGGGTAAAAAAACtttcttaaatgaaaattgaaaacaaatgcaaatcaGAATGTCCTGGGAATGTTTCTAATAAAGAGCAAATCACAACAAAATTCAGAGTGTTAAAAAGGTATTCAACTACATGTTGCTTCTATCAAACTGTTTTAAAGATGATCACCATACTTAGACAACAATACAAACTAACATCAGCAGGATAAACactaaagaaacaaaataacatcATCATGGACGGAATCGATAAGGACGGAATGTATTGTTATACAGCTCTAACTTTAACAGAAAAtcacatacttttttttataaaatgtagaataaaaacttttaaaggtTTGCTTAACAAAATAGTCATCATGCAACAAAAGcaaaatgttcacaaaaatgtttgcagtaatattatcataataatgtGAGAAATTGGTTAgtattttaagtaatttaaaagttcattgaaaattgatttaatacatgattataaaattattataattagtcaagttttaaatttttattgttttcgttAATAAAAAggtgcatttaaaaacaatttaatacatgtatattgaaatattataaaaagacAAGTTTTAAGTTCTTATTGTTTTCGTTGTAAATCAAATAAAGGTGTCATTAGTTGTAGTCAAGTCCATGAGAAAATCTTTAACACGGTGTTGAAAGGTAGAAATAGTCCCTGCACTTGTCAAATGTCAGAAAAAGGAGAGTTTACACTACagttcattaaaacaattcattcATCAAACCAGCGAGTCAGCATTGGTCAGTTTCATGGGGTTATTAGTCTGTCTGGACATCGGTCATCCCCCGGGCTCCACTGCTGAGGCGCTGGCGAGCTCCATCCAGACTGAAACACATGGTGAATTTGAACTAGTACAAGTTGAAGTGTAAGATTATTATACCCTACTTCCAAATACATGCACACTATTGGTTATCATAATGTGAAACAAGTGTAACAAGCACATAGGAGACTGTGTGTGTTtggtttttttacaaaatttcattGTCATGTAGTTAACTTAGTTTAGGTTCATGTTACAGTCCTCTACAGTAGTTCATGTTACAGTCCTCTACAGTAGTTCATGTTACAGTCCTCTACAGTAGCTCTTGGATGGAAAAACAATGAACAAGGAATTTACTTCTTCAAAACAAGACTGATGGTTGTTACAAGAACAAAAACATCAGGACTTTTATCACTTAATTGATAAGATGGTACCTGGGTGGAGGATGGTTAGCCTGCTGTTGCGCCCCTTTCTCTGCCATCTTGCGTGCCATACCCTTCTGCAGGAAGTTGTCAAACTTCGCATTACCAATGTACATGTTGGACACCGAGGCCAGGAACCTGATGGAATATCAGCAGCCAATGTATgcaatttaaacacattttttttttaattaaatgctatatatactattgtatgaaaataacatttacacaatatatgATAAGGAAAACAACAGAGAATCAAAAACAAAGCAATGTAGCATTGTTTAAGTACATATCAAAAACCTAAATGGACATGCAACGGGATTGGACCATGAGTTTGTACAGTTGGTCAAATTCAAGTGACATACATGGTTTTTGAAAGTGATAACTTGAAAGCTAAAGGGACAAGACAAGTTGCTTAAAATTTAACCAAGATCCTGCCTTGAGGTGCCTGCATTCCCTCTTAAATTTCAAGGTATTTCCCCAGCATGTACTCATTCTTACTTATATTGTGACCTCACCTGTCAATCTGGTCTGGGAACTGGTCGATCTGTTCCTCCAGCTCGCGATACTTCTGTTCTTTCTCTAGCTCCGCGGCACTGACTGTGGTACTAGCCTGACCAATACCAGTCCACATCTTGAATCTGCAAGGGGGTGGGGAGTATTTGAATCTTGCACATGCTGTTTTATTCACAACATAACATATTCTCTTTTTTAGagaagaaaatttaaaatactacaaattttaaaaaatgtttttctcaagTGAAAATCTAATCATGCATTGTATTCAGATGAAATCCTATAGCATACTAAATAGAggtaaattaatttataatgatCCCTTAAACCCCTATTTGTTTCTATATTCATTCCAACATACCTGCCGAGCATGAAATCAACAATCTCGTAGTCATTCTTCTGTTTCATCTTGTCTTTGCGGACAGCGGAGAAGGTGTCATTGAGGATGGAGAGCAGCATGTTGACCACGATGAAGGTGACGGAGACGACAAATAGGAACAACATTATTTGGGTCATCCACTGGTTCACCGCCTGCATGTTGTAGATATCAAATCTCCCCATAATCATCACAACACCTGGAGGGAGGGTAAGAAGGCTGAATTATTACTTGTGAGTTTAGGTACACAAAGATAATTTACTGTTTGATGCCTAAATTCATATATGCCATCGTCCTATATTTTACCGAAAAACATTATGAAGTCAAAAGTAATTACATTCAGCAAATGTCCAATCAACTTAAACTGATGTTAGAATAAGTGCAAGTAGTTCTTTTACACAGAATTTCTAAGaaataaaacgtttttcaaCAAACTAGAGCTAATACAAACAGAAATGGCAGGTACACAAGATCCCATGCTGAACAAcattcctataaagtttcatgagtGTATGTACAAAAGTGATGGTGCTACATACAACACAACTTCTTTAGACCTTAAATCATTTGactaagtcaagggccatagcTCTTATTAGACATAGTGAAATGAGCCAGGAATGTACAGTACATCACGCTAACCTATATACCTAGAAAGTTTTAGACATTAGAAGGAACCTGTGACCCAGGATTGTGACATTAGACATCAAACAAAACTCCTATATAGCCCCAAGATATATGTATCTGGGCATATACGATAAAGAGGTGAAAGTCCTCACCAGCTTCGCAAGATCTCATGAATGTCTTGAAGATGGCAAGATGTTTGCCATAGATCAGGTAGAAGAACTGTATGAAGGCCAGGAATACGATGTTGAAGATGATGCTGAAGTGAATCAGGTCCTTGCTAGAGTTCTTCAGGGTATCAGCGAGCAGGGAAATTTTCTTGTTGAATCTGAGCAGCTTCATGAATTTGATGGTGGCCAAAAATACCAGCATGCCCATGATGTAATTGAAGATCTCACTCCAGTACCCGACATATTGGAACTTAATGTACTCATTACCATGGGTCTCCTTGAAGTATTCGGTGAGAAGGTTGATTTCATACAAGCGATAAAAGTAGATGACAATAGCAGTGACGGACATGGCGCAGATGCCAACGTCGACAAGGTTCCAGAACTGCTTGAAGAATCCCCATTTCTGCTGGACAAGGTTCTTGATGAGTTGGACGACAAAGAAGATGGTAAAGGCAAAATAGAAGACCTCACATACCAGCTGTATTATCAATGCACTGCTCTGGTAAGGAAGGAGCATGCATGGTTCGAACCTGTAGGACGTGAAAACACCACCGCTTGGCTGAAACTCTGATATCAGTGTAGAAATGGCAAAGAGGTTGATGGAGGGGTTATAGACGGTGAACTCTAGGAAAACAGCCCTGGTGTATCGGTCAATCCAGCCCTCCTTTTCCAGTCGGTAGAACTCCTCGACCATGTTTAGGTAGTCTTTGTTCAAGGGTACAACATAACCTCCTCCACTGTAGAACGCCATCTGGCCCCAGTATGGGTAACTGTTCAGTTCTGAACCACTCTGGTATATATACTCAGGGctgaaattcaaaataattggaGTGTAAAAGTAAGCAGGAATATAAGcaagaataataaaacaattccttagcatacattttttttagttatagGGTGATAACTTGTGACTAGAGCTACATGGCTGGTTATTGATTTTGTCAAAGATATTACGCAAAAACCCATTCTGACTAAATTTGTTGACGATTTGACATAGacttcttaagttattgagcagacaTCATTGGTTGCCTAACACCCGCTTACCCATTTGCCTGTACAACACAGGTACTACTATAATATGTCCTTTTTTAAACGGTGTATAAAAAGGTTGTTTCAAGACATACTTTGTGGACTCATTTGCAGATCCCTTCACCCAGCCTGGCCCATAGCTGCCCTCCTCCTCCTCGGTTATCTCGTACGCAGGGTTGCATTCTGGGATAATCTCATCAACAATCCGTGGCACCTTACATGTGTCTGTAAGGGGAGAGAACAGAGCAAACCCATTTATAATACCACTGATATCCGGGTAATGATGTGAAACACAGACTTTAAAACCAGACACTCAAAGTATTCAAATAAAGCAAAACCTACTAATAGAAAAAAATTGTAGTAAAAAAGGGCATAACTTGATAAGAATTAAAGTCAATGAAGGGACTTGATATACATCTCCATTTTGTCTCCGGCAACATGTGAATATCTGGAATGTTTTTTTGAGTAATGGCTTGGCCAAGGGACATGCATTGTCCTTGTTGAGGACATGCTTTGACCTGGTCACAGAACATTCTTTGACCTTGTCAATGGACATGCTTTGACCAGGTTGTGGACATGCTTTTACCTGGTTGTGGACATGCTTTTACCTGGTTGTGGACATGCTTTGACCTGGTTGTGGACATGCTTTTACCTGGTTGTGGACATGCTTTGACCAGGTTGTGGACATGCTTTTACCTGGTTGTGGACATGCTTTTACCTGGTTTTATCCTGACTTGTCTAAGGATGGCATATCCCATGAGGCGAGACTGTTTGTCGTTGATGTAGCCCCTCATGTAGAACGGTGGAAAATTATTGTAATACGGCCCAGCTCGAATACCTCTCAGCATGCCTGAACGGGCCCATGTCCAGAAATCATCTGTGTTGTGAACCTGAAAAAACAGTAGATTTAATGTCAAACATAAATTAATGTAGGCTTAGGccattgttgttttaatttttcattcaCTGATTACCCCagtgttttatgttaaaacagcATAATTATTGCTATTCTTTTAAGTTGGATAAATGATGTGGTACCTTTGTAAATGCTTTCTTGGTGTCGTTTGTTTGTATAAAGACCTTCTCCATGGTGTTCTTGTACCTCCAGGAGTTGGTGCTCACGCTGCGGTAGCTTACAATGATCAGGATCCAGAGGAAGAAGGCGTAGAAGAGGATCTCTCGGATGATTGCCCACATCTGGATCTCCTTGAGACGTTCCTCGCGGGCACGAGCCAGGGCCTGGGTATCTGGAGGCTTGGGCTTCCGTAGGGGTTTTTTAGGTGTGATGTATCCAAACTCTGAACATTCAtgcatgaatttatttttaaaaaaactactttttaaACCGGAtgaaaataacttaattttgttaagacattgaattttattttaaacaaaatcaaactgtAAAACAATGTACAGTAAAAATCCTATCTGAGTCCATTCTGTTTTCAGGACCAACTCGCTAACGcgaccatattttttttcagaactgatctttttcctctataattcaatggtCGTTA
Above is a genomic segment from Mya arenaria isolate MELC-2E11 chromosome 2, ASM2691426v1 containing:
- the LOC128212683 gene encoding tubulin polymerization-promoting protein family member 3-like, translated to MATKGDRKSPEDPADGGAPKTPEGASAVPTSDDVDVDLAAKFSAFCDTKTKDHFTSKACNKLVKDCFEDHFKFKKIILTNRVDSSVFSKCKEKGKPHMLVTSGNCKKFLQHTAHEFAKLKKGDDRLPKEDPAVNDMYTALHQRVIQSSGPKIKAVKQSATGNVQGLTDTRKYTGSHKQRFDESGKGRGKAGREEDKTASGYVASYKGEGTFEEGKQ